The following is a genomic window from Engraulis encrasicolus isolate BLACKSEA-1 chromosome 13, IST_EnEncr_1.0, whole genome shotgun sequence.
CTGCACTGTAGATGGCTGCAGGGTAGATGGTTGAGCCAATGCAGAATTACATCCAAATTTTCTCTTGTGGTAGCGTCGCTGGCCCTCTTCTAGGTTTCGTCGGACATTCCGTAGCCTCATTTCTAGAAATCCTGTATGTGACAAAGGATCATAGAAATGTTCCtataacaaaagaaagaaaaagaagtgtTAAAATATCTTTGGGTTACTGATTGAAACAAGAGGGCGCAAGAACCCAATCGATACTCAACATGTGAATGTACAATGATATTAATTTTGGTACACCCGAGTTGAAGGGGATGCTTGCAAAGTAATTCAAGATGAAGGGTTTGGCGCAACTCAAAATGTTATTggaaattattttgatttttctgATGGATGTATTAAGACATCACGAGAAGTACACTAACAGAATTCGCCAGGGTTTCGAAATGTCAGCATATAGGGTTATAGAAACTCCTTATGAGAAGAAGTTTGAATATAATTATAATGCTGTTAAAATGACAGACATCAGGATGTACAGAGAGAGGTTGTGAGCAAATCTGCACTAGGCTTGATCTGAGTTTTGTGGTgagccagcctgatctccaaaaattccgtgctcctggacacatatgttaaggacacgaaatccgtgttaaCTTTCAGGAGAAATAATGTGAAAATCTTAGCATAGAAGCCTACAGCGATGCAGACTGGACGGATGATACCAGCGAACACCACAGTACTACAGGATACTGTGTGAGCCTTAGTAAAAACAGTGCTCTTGTTTCATGGAAACAGggaagcaacatactgtatagtaatggtggggtggcgtccacgccaatgtcttatcctgtgtgtatcgctcggtgcgtaattccaagagcagtatgataaaaAGGAAGAAAGCAAACTGGgcacactgatgaagggctagacccgaaacgtttgtcccctgtctgtcggttttatttacttttttcggctttgtttaatacagtttttgattttgcatccagctccagtgtgcgactcctttcttcctttttatcaAGCAACATACTGTTCCACGTGCAAAGCAGTATATGGCTCTTGCTTCTACAATTCAAGAATGTCTTTATCTAGAACAATTACAAGTTAACACGGATAGCGACAAATACACAGAGACTGTCATACATGAAGAAATTCAGGAATGATTGCTCTTGCCAGGAATCCTGTCAACAGAAATCTCTGTACACAAAGTTTCACTTTATTATGTCTACTGTGAATGAGAGtgaatctgttttgttttgtttaatgttTTACTTACAAATCCTTCACCATCTCCACAGACCATCACTTTGAGCGACGGGAAGAGCGTTGTCAATGATTTTGCCAAACGCAGTTTCTCTGGTCCAGAGGgataactgtaaaacaaagcaaaTGACAAGTCCATCACCACTGGACATAATTTACACGCCATACAGATGATCCAATTTCATTTTTATACTTTCACTTGAATAGACatttaaaaagaacaaaaaaaaatgggtcgacatcAAAAACAATGAATATCTAAAACTTACAATCCATGTTTCTCGACTAGGTCACTGACACTTATGTTCACAAGCTTTCTTCTGGTACTGGTGGATAGTGTTCCAGTCTGCTCATATTCTTTAAGGATGTCCTGAGCCTTCTTTTCAAGAAGAGACTTGAGTGAAGCAGCAGTCCGATCTTCCTATAAGACAAAAGCATAAACATGCCTCTCAAGTTAGTTGGTTAGAATGGGCAGTTGTGTTCATTAAAAGATAACCAGTCAAAACTCGTAACCGCAGGAAAAATGTCACTGCTATTTGAACAACAAATCTCCAGTGTTAACACGGTTAAGAGTCTGTTCTATTCATGGCAAACAATGCCACTATAACGGCATGATTGCTTACTGGGATCATTATATTCATTAGTTGACCCCATCCTGtgtcataaatatatatattaaggaAAATGCTATTGATTCCTGATCCAAGTAAATGTTTCAAAAATAGCCATCATATGACATCCCTCAAAATACTCACATTTTCACTCTCAGTGTGTGGTGCTACACACTCCACCAAATCCAAATGGACCACAGTCGAAACCCATACTTGGAATCTGTCATAATCCTTAAAATCTATGCTACTGTCACAGTCAATGTAGTCTTTGAAGTCACTGTTGTAGTGTAGAAGTCTATGTAATTCCACTGGGTGAGAAAACTCAGAGTGACAGGCTTGTAAAAGCGCGAAAGCACTGGAAACTGAAAAAACTTTTTTGCATTTCTCTGTCCCATCTAAGTATAAAGACACAAGCACATTCTTGACTGCTGGTCCAGGGTTCTGCAGCTGGCTAGGGACGTTTTCCTGTAGATCCATTTTCACTGGAGAAGATAGAGAAACAGACCAGAAGGGGAACAAATAAATATaggcatttaaaaatgtctaCAGGGTACACAGATTATGGCAACAATGTGATTATGTAACATATGTCTGCATTTATTTTAAATGCAATGCAGTACCAGAAtacaatacatgctgtacacacactagggctttcacttttgaccaaaaaatcatttatttaatccattttcttaaagggacactgtgtgagatttgttgttgtttatttccagaattcatgctgcccattcactaatgttacctttttcatgaatgcttatcaccagcatcaaattctaagtattcattatgactggaaaaatagcactttacatacatgaaaaggacgCAGATGACTTGTTGCATTAGAGCCAATTAAATAATATTGTTGCCAAAAAGAACCATAGATTAAACAAATACGAGCAACATGGATTCGCCATCTTCATCAGCTTAAAAGTGTGTTGTAGCGAGCGTTTCGTTCGTAGTAATACtacagtggtggtggaggggaaagCAGTCCGTGTAGTAGATAGACTACACGTTTGGGTGCTTCCAAAACCTGAACTTGACCCATTTTACAGTTAGCTCACGCACGGCAATACTGCCACTTTCAACCGATTGTAACGACGACAGCTCAGGCTTAATCAAAACTGCGTGAGTGTTGCAGATGTATGAGCAACCTACTGTAGCAAGCCTACACAATTTGATGGCTGGGGTCAGCAAGCTAAAACTATGCTAATACCTTGACAAAATTTCGCAATAAAATGTAGCTCACTAATCACTTGAGGTGCGAGAAGATTTACGATCCTACTTGTAAACTGACGGCAGTTTGGGTTCGCTGAACAACCTAGCAAAGTTGATAATGCTGCATACTGTGTAGCTGTAGCCAACGTTTTGAGGCTAACGTCAATGTCACCCAcgaattccaaatgaccttgctaATGAGCTCATCTTTCTCAACCGAAAAAAGAACGTGGACAGAACTCGGTATCTGAATTATGACCAACGTTCACAAGCAAACACATGAACATGAAAGAAAATCTATAACAGGTCGGAATATTAAGGGCTGTCTAACATTCGTTCCAACATAACCttcatttttaaagaaaaatatataattttattCAGGCTTGGGATCAAAGCCTTGTATTCAGGCTGGAattagctagttagctagcagcTAGCACATTAGCATAGTCGTTAACGTCAGGGTCGTTGACCGCTTTGGGCGGACCTGGGACAAACTCGTCCTTTGTCGATACCCCTGGTTAACATTAGCGTTGTTGTTCTCAGGTGGCATTTCGAGGCGAATTGCAAATAAACGTTAACCAAAAACAAACCTACATCCCATGCTTAGCTCGAATTCCGACTCTCCGTCAGGAATATCTCGTCAGGAAACCATCTCCTACTAGTTGATGACCTTAACAAGCTACCATTAGCAGGCTAATTTGCATTGGTCTGACCGCCAATATCAATCACTGTGTGTGGTGCGGGATACTGAGGTAAAAGTTACCTGTGAGGGGTCGGCTTCAGTCTAATTCATATCTTATTGAACACATATTAACAACTTTTGTCTGATACTGAAACATAATCACAGAAAATCACCCACTTACCAGTCCATTTAACGGTGAGATTCCTGCAGCACAGTTGCTGCCAGTGCAATGTGTCGTTGAGATTGAGATGTGTCGTCGTAATGAACTTGGCCGCGGGAGGGGGAATTAAAAAAAAGTGGCGATTCGAATGCCGCAGCGTCATGTGATTGGCCTTGATATTAACACATTATTTCTGTGTTGTAGAAGACGAACCATGCAACACATTCTTAGCAGAAATTGACACAACATTTGTTATTTGGCTTTCAACACAttaaatgtgcaaaaaaacaacacattctttcttagtgtgtgtgtgtgtctgtgtttagggCCGTACacacggttacgtggcgctattccgacatgccgctattccgacgttaatgtctattgtcggaataccgacacgttttccaccgtccgccgctattcctacatgccgctattccgacatttttttttaagtagcctataggcctatattgaaccatTCTGAGAATGCTGCCACTCTACTGTGTAGCGCTGTCATCAGGGCAGCCGACGTTTCCCTCCATGTCCATATAAGGCTCTTAAATCTAAATGAGCTATCCACGcgggtgtggtgctgaaatcagcgATGTGAGACACTTTCCCACGTTACTGCTTTGAAGAGATAAACTTTGTTGCCTACATTCCAAGTTACTCAATCGAATTATATCGCAACAATGTAAGGTCCACCAAAACATCCAGCGACATGATGGAGCACACAACCCTTGTCCTTATTTTGAAGTTCCAGAGAGAAGAGCCGTTGTCGTGTCCAAACCgaggcaaaacaaaagcaaactgtGAGAAATTCCAAAAGGCAAGTCTTACCAATCCAGACATAAATTTaggctacaataggcctattaatctGAAGTCGGTCCCGCCTCTAATTCCCCGTTTTGCACATGCCATAGCCTACACTCAATCCATCTCATTGAAATGACTTGTTCATCCACCGCCGGTTCCACGGAGAGAACCCAACTCTCAGCGGCCTTTCAGGGCTGAAGGAAGGTGCAGTGGATTTatttgtcacggggtgacaaattgagaactcacgcactcactgattacattgatttcaggtgccagcgagagaagggaggaaggtgaTTGGGCCAATAGGATGGGTGTGGGTTTTTTATGTGCAGTGCTGGACGGTGACACACCGGAGAGCGAGCGAGACGCACGGCCGCATCGTTGGGAAGTTGGTGGATGAGGACGCTCACAAACGAAGAGTTAAGTGCCCACGCCTGGCCGCCATAGCCTTCACTAAAAGCAAGCCCCCTACCCGCGGTGCATGCCgccttcagctctctctcaccctctcgcgctctctctcgctctatcgctGCAGCTGGCACAGCCGACTCGCGGTGTCTCACTGGACAGACGACAGAGCGTGAATGGACTGGttctattcaaacacacacacatgcacacaggactaTGTTCTCAAATGGAAAATCAATATTTGAATGAAATGACTTTGGTGTCTTGGTGTTTTCTGGTGTGTACAACGTTCCTCGGGGGAGTTGGTAATAAGAGGGGGTGCCGCTTGCAAACGCgcacctcccacctgtgacatattttaaatttaaatttaaataattaatatgtttttttaaataatgagacttaaatCCTGAGACTTTCTTATACAAAAAGCACCAACTTGGGCGCATAACTACAGAACTTTGTAAATTGAATGGATGACTTTCTGCCACAGTCTGACGTGCATGCATGGGACATAGCCCATATCGGTTCATTTGTGATGCGTGAACAGTCGGTCTAGCCTACCTGTAAAATGACACCCCCTTCTGCTGTAATATTACttattatgtaggctattacgcgcttgcaatagagagagagaactcaatcAGCCTTGTGTTACACATGGTTTTCTTCCGATGTTGGCAATtacgctgcgtgcgcgtgtgtagccGTGCCAGGATCCCAGGCCCGCCTTACACACTCACCAGCGCTTACACACTTCCACGCACCATTCAACTGAACGCACTTGTGTTAGGCTACTCTGCTGAGTGGAAGATAAACAGACTCAAATACCTAACAATTCTTTATTGACACATATTAATGGCAATAGCAGCCAGACAAATCCTCGCGTTGCAGACCTACCCAAGATTAAGactgcggccggtcgctttgggaactgtaagttgcatttgggtattgcgcgtgttatagctgCAATAAGTAGCCTAATTGAAGAgcccacgtccggcagcagtggctgacaggccagcagcagcacgggaaTTTGGATTGTTGCATTTTCGGGGGATTGATTATTTCTCCCCCGCTgttgaactgtgtgcatgtgtgtgtgagagagtgagtgtgtgtgtatgtgtgtgtgtgtgtgtgtgtgtgtgtgtgtgactgcatgcgcgtgtgactcagcggtactgtgtagtggtggcatttgggcacctccgctgagtaggctacataggAGGACTGTACAACAGTTAGGTCTACTTTATGGTGTAGTGAATCCTACTGTAATTGGTGTGGCCCAGTGTGCAACGTGTTTTCGGGCATTAATGAGTGTCAGTTATTATAGTTTGCCGTGGTTGCCTTTCGGGcactgatgagatgaaatgactaTGGATTGTTGTGATTTTCCCTATTTATAGATTGTAGTGGTGTGACTTGTGAAACTTAACTTAacctaacttaacttttgtacggTCCTCTGGtaactccagattgtgattaatttatgcaaaacacacacagcactttataCCGCTGTTGGTTGACACACTTTTGTATTTTACTTGTAATTTCAATGTTGTATTTTAAATCATGAATTGTGAGAAATAAACTACCATAACCGTCActccctttgtctgtctttcctgaatCGTGTCACTAAGTGTCCAATAGAACCCGTGgtttaaatttcacctcttacacttGCGCTCTCGTcacccacggcgttctccccaatcaagttgcttccctatcacttgactcacgctggctgatgtcgagaaacaattcaaggtttttatttttactttataagtaaacacaaagggcattgcgcttgcaaaaccgtttcatgcccagttgcgaagtcaagcctgggacccaatgcgatgacatgcgcagcatcgcagcatcgaatcactttcacttttacctctgctgaaaaatggtggtggatctccaagtaggctaggctacagtcgagggtcaaattaaacatttcagagaacgatatgctcatgagaagtcccaataaaagtgcatgcagggctttatcgcTTTTTTCCATCACCGGCTAGTGGATGTATCGCACACTCCCACATAGCCTATAGGGAAGGTGTAAATTCCCTTGAAAGCGCAGGAaaacaacgcaatacagttcaaatctcaGAATCGTTGTTACCGTACTGCACAGCCATTAtagtcatcacatcgttacccaatttgagtaggggaaatcctcttcgggtttgctgataaaacacaatgttttcagtcgataacttggctatATATGTAGATGcgtgcagcacgttggctggctgctttttttctttcagttcgttcgttcgtccgtgcatacaagcagctggctcttcaacacctgccaactggcccaatgctagtgaaattaaAGTTGAGTTTGTGTGCCCTCTCCAGTGCAATCGCCTTGTTGGTGTCAAGACTCATGCATATTCCCTGCTGCAATATAAAAAATAGTCCATGTGAATGTCAGTATGAAGCAATGATGCGtggggataaaaagtgtcggaataacggcagtcggaatagcgacatgtcgggacagcgggttgtcggaatagcggtatgtcggaatagcggttgctccccgtacacacacatcgctgctcgtctactcgcctctgtttcatggaacgtttgctgaaagttcccgcggctttaactgccgcaggcgagaagtaccgaactctgccttccaattggtttctcgcttactcgcctcgctcgaagataaaatattttcaactcgggatccgcccacatcgcatcgcttgtac
Proteins encoded in this region:
- the LOC134460559 gene encoding uncharacterized protein LOC134460559, with the protein product MDLQENVPSQLQNPGPAVKNVLVSLYLDGTEKCKKVFSVSSAFALLQACHSEFSHPVELHRLLHYNSDFKDYIDCDSSIDFKDYDRFQVWVSTVVHLDLVECVAPHTESENEDRTAASLKSLLEKKAQDILKEYEQTGTLSTSTRRKLVNISVSDLVEKHGFYPSGPEKLRLAKSLTTLFPSLKVMVCGDGEGFEHFYDPLSHTGFLEMRLRNVRRNLEEGQRRYHKRKFGCNSALAQPSTLQPSTVQPLDDEDLSEWMSIIKRMKPSSENMAPIKTAMEKTFSHRRNWINTKSPTVADIVQKMTRTSPVSS